A genome region from Erigeron canadensis isolate Cc75 chromosome 3, C_canadensis_v1, whole genome shotgun sequence includes the following:
- the LOC122592944 gene encoding mRNA turnover protein 4 homolog: protein MPKSKRDRAVTLSKTKKKGKEHKETIVNTIREAIEQYNSVYVFTFENMRNLKFKQFREQLKSNTRFFLGSNKVMQVALGRSDSDEIRPGLHKVSKLLRGDSGLCVTNMSKEEAQRIFNEYEDYDFARTGSIATETVELKEGPLEQFTHEMEPFLRKQGMTVRLNKGVVELVGDCVVCTEGNPISPESSRILRLMGIKMATFKLHLICRWSPEDFEVYQEGLEGSDIESA, encoded by the exons ATGCCGAAATCCAAAAGAGATCGCGctg TGACACTAtcaaagacaaagaagaaaggGAAAGAGCATAAAGAAACAATTGTCAACACGATTAGAGAAGCCATTGAACAATATAATTCTGTTTATGTTTTTACCTTTGAAAATATGAGGAATCTTAAGTTTAAGCAGTTCAGAGAACAGCTTAAATCCAACACCAG ATTCTTTCTCGGGTCAAACAAAGTTATGCAGGTTGCTCTAGGCCGATCTGATTCCGATGAGATAAGACCCGGGCTTCACAAGGTGTCAAAG CTTCTTCGCGGGGATTCAGGGCTTTGTGTGACCAATATGTCTAAAGAAGAGGCCCAAAG AATATTCAATGAGTATGAAGATTATGATTTTGCCAGGACGGGAAGTATTGCCACAGAAACG GTAGAACTCAAAGAAGGTCCTCTGGAGCAGTTCACCCATGAAATGGAACCCTTCTTGCGTAAGCAAGGAATGACTGTGCGGTTAAACAAAG GAGTGGTGGAACTTGTTGGTGACTGCGTTGTATGCACAGAGGGGAACCCCATATCACCTGAATCTTCCCGTATTCTG CGCTTAATGGGAATCAAGATGGCTACTTTTAAGCTACACTTGATATGCAGATGGAGCCCTGAAGATTTCGAAGTCTATCAAGAAGGCCTGGAAGGTTCAGATATTGAATCCGCTTAA
- the LOC122593514 gene encoding WD-40 repeat-containing protein MSI1: MGKDEEDMRGEMEERLINEEYKVWKKNTPFLYDLVITHALEWPSLTVEWLPDRDEPAGKDYSVQKMILGTHTSENEPNYLMLAQVQLPLEDAEYDARHYDDDRSDFGGFGCSNGKVQIIQQINHEGEVNRARYMPQNPFIIATKTVSAEVYVFDYSKHPSKPPLDGACSPDLRLRGHNTEGYGLSWSKFKQGHLLSGSDDAQICLWDIQGTPKNKSLDAMQIFKVHDGVVEDVAWHLRHEYLFGSCGDDQYVHIWDLRSPSVTKPSQSVMAHQSEVNCLSFNPFNEWVFATGSTDKTVKLFDLRKINSALHTFDSHKEEVFQVGWNPQCETILASCCLGRRLMVWDLSRINQEQTPEDAEDGPPELLFIHGGHTSKVSDFSWNPCEDWIVASVAEDNILQIWQMAENIYHDEDDMPAEESRGA, from the exons ATGGGGAAAGATGAAGAAGATATGAGGGGTGAAATGGAAGAGCGTCTAATAAACGAAGAATACAAAGTATGGAAGAAAAACACCCCTTTTTTATACGATTTGGTTATCACCCACGCGCTCGAGTGGCCTTCGTTGACTGTCGAGTGGCTTCCCGACCGCGACGAGCCAGCTGGCAAAGATTATTCTGTTCAGAAGATGATTCTTGGGACCCACACTTCTGAGAATGAGCCTAATTATTTAATGTTGGCTCAGGTTCAGCTGCCTCTTGAAGATGCTGAATATGATGCTCGACATTATGATGATGACAGGTCTGATTTTGGTGGATTTGGTTGCTCTAATGGCAAG GTACAAATTATACAGCAAATAAATCATGAAGGAGAGGTGAACAGGGCTCGTTATATGCCTCAAAACCCTTTCATTATTGCCACAAAAACAGTCAGTGCAGAAGTCTATGTATTTGATTATAGCAAACACCCATCTAAGCCTCCTCTAGATGGAGCGTGCAGTCCTGATTTAAGATTACGGGGCCACAACACTGAGGGGTATGGCCTATCATGGAGTAAGTTTAAGCAGGGTCATTTGCTGAGCGGTTCTGATGATGCTCAGATTTGCTTATGGGACATTCAAGGAACCCCCAAAAATAAATCGCTTGATGCGATGCAAATATTCAAG GTTCATGATGGTGTTGTAGAAGATGTAGCTTGGCATTTGAGGCATGAATATTTATTTGGTTCATGTGGGGATGACCAATACGTGCACATATGGGATCTCCGATCTCCATCAGTTACCAAGCCTTCCCAAAGCGTCATGGCTCATCAAAGTGAG GTTAATTGCTTATCATTCAATCCTTTTAACGAGTGGGTTTTTGCAACCGGATCAACAGACAAGACCGTGAAGCTGTTTGATTTAAGAAAAATCAACTCTGCTCTCCACACCTTTGATTCTCACAA GGAGGAGGTGTTCCAAGTTGGATGGAATCCACAATGCGAGACAATTTTAGCTTCATGCTGTCTTGGTAGGAGACTCATGGTGTGGGATCTTAGTAG GATTAACCAGGAACAAACACCAGAGGATGCTGAAGATGGCCCACCAGAACTGCTCTTTATCCATGGTGGACACACAAGTAAAGTTTCAGATTTCTCATGGAACCCATGTGAAGACTGGATTGTTGCTAGTGTTGCAGAAGATAACATACTTCAAATATGGCAGATGGCTGAAAATATATACCATGATGAAGATGATATGCCTGCCGAGGAATCCCGAGGTGCTTAA
- the LOC122594178 gene encoding uncharacterized protein LOC122594178, which yields MAKGTRGRRRMASKRSRSTPYPMLACRHLSNLKEKKSAIVMSKKDLEDITCSVCMEYPHNAVLLLCSSHDKGCRPYMCGTSSRYSNCLDQYKKAYTKVTFSSPHNSLPLTTDNNSVMEPLSGWPVENYGEVAELACPLCRGQVKGWTVVESAREYLNCKKRTCMHDNCSFIGAYKELKKHVKSEHPSAKPREVDPDQEQKWRRLEREREREDVISTVTSSMPGAVVYGDYVIERNSYGSDSDDDEGFDVTGLGRGNHGGLDMASDNNSLVNVFLLFHAFGAGGNEGPFGRNDINDNDDSDDDGGGGGGTMSLVNRLRGRVLLGRSGRRSRSSQT from the coding sequence ATGGCAAAAGGTACCAGAGGAAGACGCAGAATGGCTTCAAAACGCTCCAGGTCAACCCCATATCCGATGCTCGCTTGCAGGCATTTGTCCAACTTGAAGGAGAAGAAATCGGCAATTGTCATGTCCAAAAAGGATTTGGAAGATATCACTTGCTCGGTATGCATGGAATATCCTCATAATGCTGTTCTTCTCTTGTGTTCTTCTCACGATAAGGGTTGTCGCCCATACATGTGTGGTACTAGCTCCCGCTACTCCAACTGTTTGGACCAGTACAAAAAGGCCTACACAAAAGTTACGTTTTCATCCCCACATAATTCACTACCTCTGACAACAGACAACAATTCTGTTATGGAGCCATTGTCAGGTTGGCCAGTTGAGAACTATGGAGAAGTGGCCGAGCTAGCTTGCCCGCTTTGCCGAGGCCAAGTCAAAGGGTGGACTGTGGTAGAATCGGCCAGGGAATATCTCAATTGTAAGAAAAGAACCTGCATGCACGATAACTGCTCGTTTATTGGAGCCTACAAAGAGTTGAAGAAGCATGTTAAGTCAGAACACCCATCTGCTAAGCCACGAGAAGTGGACCCTGATCAGGAACAGAAATGGAGGCGGCTCGAGCGGGAGCGAGAGCGGGAAGACGTGATTAGCACCGTGACATCATCCATGCCAGGTGCAGTGGTTTATGGTGATTATGTCATTGAAAGGAATTCATATGGGTCAGATTCGGATGATGACGAGGGTTTTGATGTCACTGGTTTAGGTCGGGGAAATCATGGCGGGTTGGATATGGCGTCTGATAACAACAGTCTTGTTAACGTATTTCTGCTCTTTCATGCATTTGGTGCCGGCGGAAATGAGGGCCCGTTTGGAAGAAATGACATCAATGATAATGATGACAGTGAtgatgacggtggtggtggtgggggcacAATGTCATTGGTGAACCGCCTCCGTGGTAGGGTTTTATTGGGAAGGTCGGGGAGGAGAAGTAGAAGTAGTCAAACGTAG
- the LOC122591804 gene encoding disease resistance protein RPV1-like, which produces MSSWKYDVFLSFRGEDIRKSFIDHLLKDFKQNRIHAFRDHIDMPRGKEISPQLCRAIENSRFLIVIFSKNYASSSWCLRELVKILNTKQNKKPMHEVRILFYDVKPEVVRKQTENYAEALAKHQVSNQTEVDEWKEALTMACSLSGWDLNNMTNGYESKFIDCISKDICKTLCDVPLHIGENLVGVDARVSKLNLVRFIGSSKVNMIGICGISGIGKTTIAKAIYNSMYAYFEGSCFCEDVQGVTKLQGLPQVQKQFINKIMKTENVKISHISEGIMVIKKRVACEPILLVLDDVDHREQLEALAGSHHWFCPGSLIILTSKDKQLLRSHRVDEIYEAEFLNDREDIMLFCLYAFGQTYPTHDFNNLALEAVKCLQGHPLALKVVGNALFRKPIRIWRSELDKLQIYPNTEIQQKLRPSFDCLDFDQKRIFLDIACSLIGESIDLSVRVLDSISCFPDANIDVLVDKSLIKVSHDFSLQMHELIRSMAREVLREETDSPIRLWGPSEVYAVLSENNVTETAEAVEVLVLLLEKSTKEVHIGCKAFSKMKKLRILKIIHPEPKDFGQSFQLCMSTDFNVNFFGSLVFLSNELKLIYWHGYPFKFLPSNFYPENLVAIDLSYSNIKSFWTTPKCFKTLKVMKLRHCRNLTTTPDFTEMANLENLILEGCVNLFKLHPSIGMLKKLVMLNMRDCIQIRSFPCKLEMDSLQVLILSGCLKMNNLTQVLGTLKSLVKLYADGTAITEFPSFISSLSYLEELEIGRYEQTKSPTWWASIFQKQPQSLVLPSLASLRFLTVLKVRNCNISEVCYDIGAISCLRRLDLCGNNFTKLPGSLSQLSRLNVLLLVGCKKLKVLPELPPRLTALAIECTSLQEPPRLIHRQSILQCGFLDCPKMFENVTIDCQVSMAQTRQSSTTSRVSTGQLSLFVNFLGIQRGIREFLGGSGSLREHKRLGKKFNYNGWNKYIQLEIISNGYTIPRWFKSKSNGSHVKVELPPNWCFSKFKGYAFCVVFTLKEPCIGPPGFCVNNFDGASLAGIPAGLLETIPIYNTDKKLIWLCIKTCDWGWQEAKNFVTFSFGDNKDVEVKNCGVRLVCDDDEDLQEEETVLSMMTQHLQSNNPHTAILAHVTGDGKKRRIWSHCHSEILMEISLMRFQGLV; this is translated from the exons ATGTCTAGTTGGAAATATGAtgtgtttttaagttttagAGGTGAAGATATTCGTAAAAGCTTCATTGATCATctattaaaagattttaagcAAAACAGAATTCATGCTTTTAGAGATCATATTGATATGCCTAGAGGAAAAGAAATATCTCCTCAACTTTGCAGAGCCATTGAAAATTCGAGGTTCTTGATAGTTATTTTCTCCAAAAATTATGCTTCTTCATCATGGTGTCTCAGAGAACTTGTGAAGATTCTCAATACCAAGCAAAATAAAAAGCCAATGCATGAAGTTCGGATCTTATTTTATGATGTTAAGCCCGAAGTGGTGAGGAAACAAACGGAGAACTATGCTGAAGCATTAGCCAAACATCAAGTATCAAATCAAACGGAGGTAGATGAATGGAAGGAAGCTCTGACCATGGCATGTAGCTTATCTGGATGGGATCTTAACAACATGACAAATGG GTATGAGTCAAAGTTCATTGATTGCATATCCAAGGACATCTGCAAAACCTTATGTGATGTGCCTTTGCATATTGGTGAGAACCTAGTAGGTGTAGATGCTCGTGTAAGTAAACTGAACTTGGTGCGCTTTATTGGCTCAAGTAAGGTAAACATGATTGGTATTTGTGGTATTAGTGGAATAGGAAAGACCACCATCGCAAAAGCTATTTATAACTCGATGTATGCTTACTTTGAGGGAAGTTGCTTCTGTGAGGATGTCCAAGGAGTCACCAAACTACAAGGGCTACCTCAAGTCCAGAAgcaatttattaataaaatcatGAAAACTGAAAATGTGAAGATATCTCATATTAGTGAAGGAATTATGGTAATAAAGAAAAGGGTAGCATGTGAGCCAATCTTACTTGTTTTAGATGATGTGGATCATCGCGAGCAACTAGAAGCACTAGCAGGTTCGCATCACTGGTTTTGCCCCGGcagtttaattattttaactaGCAAAGACAAACAGTTGCTAAGATCTCATAGAGTAGATGAAATTTATGAAGCGGAGTTTTTAAATGATCGTGAAGATATTATGCTTTTTTGTTTGTATGCTTTTGGCCAAACATACCCTACACATGATTTCAACAACCTCGCGCTTGAAGCTGTGAAATGTTTACAAGGGCACCCTTTGGCTCTCAAAGTTGTTGGGAATGCTTTGTTTCGAAAGCCTATACGAATTTGGAGAAGTGAATTGGATAAACTCCAAATCTATCCAAATACAGAGATACAACAAAAATTGCGACCAAGTTTTGATTGTCTAGACTTTGATCAGAAAAGGATATTTCTTGATATTGCATGTTCCTTGATAGGGGAAAGTATAGATCTTTCTGTACGTGTACTTGACAGCATTAGTTGTTTTCCGGATGCTAATATTGATGTTCTAGTGGATAAATCTCTAATTAAAGTATCTCATGATTTCTCACTTCAAATGCATGAACTAATTCGAAGCATGGCAAGAGAAGTTCTACGTGAAGAAACCGACAGTCCTATCCGGTTGTGGGGTCCGTCAGAGGTTTATGCTGTACTTAGTGAAAACAAT GTAACAGAAACAGCTGAAGCAGTTGAAGTTCTTGTCCTTTTGTTAGAGAAATCTACTAAAGAAGTTCACATAGGGTGTAAAGCTTTTTCCAAGATGAAAAAATTACGGATCCTTAAAATAATTCATCCTGAACCAAAGGACTTTGGACAGTCATTTCAGTTGTGCATGTCGACGGACTTCAACGTGAACTTCTTTGGGAGTTTGGTTTTTTTATCCAATGAGCTAAAATTGATTTATTGGCATGGATATCCTTTCAAGTTCTTGCCATCAAATTTTTATCCGGAGAACCTTGTTGCAATTGACTTGTCTTACAGCAACATCAAAAGCTTTTGGACAACACCTAAG TGTTTTAAAACGTTGAAAGTGATGAAGCTGAGGCACTGTCGTAACCTAACAACTACCCCTGACTTCACAGAGATGGCCAATCTCGAAAACTTGATACTTGAAGGCTGTGTGAATTTGTTTAAGCTTCACCCATCTATTGGAATGCTTAAGAAACTTGTCATGTTAAATATGAGAGACTGCATACAAATTAGAAGTTTTCCCTGCAAACTTGAAATGGATtctcttcaagttttgattcTCTCTGGGTGCTTAAAAATGAACAATCTGACTCAGGTTTTGGGCACCCTCAAAAGTTTGGTGAAGCTTTACGCCGATGGAACAGCCATAACAGAATTTCCTTCTTTCATATCATCTCTATCCTACCTTGAAGAACTAGAGATTGGTAGATATGAACAGACCAAGTCTCCTACTTGGTGGGCATCAATCTTCCAAAAGCAACCACAAAGTTTGGTGTTGCCTTCTTTGGCAAGTTTACGATTCCTAACGGTGCTAAAAGTTAGAAACTGCAATATATCCGAAGTGTGCTATGACATTGGAGCCATATCATGTCTAAGACGTTTAGATTTGTGTGGTAACAACTTTACTAAGTTACCTGGAAGTTTGAGTCAACTTTCTCGTCTTAATGTTCTACTTCTTGTTGGCTGCAAGAAGCTAAAAGTGTTACCAGAACTTCCACCTAGATTAACTGCTTTGGCAATTGAATGTACCTCCTTGCAAGAACCACCAAGGCTAATTCACAGACAAAGTATTCTTCAATGTGGTTTCCTTGATTGTCCCAAAATGTTTGAGAATGTTACCATTGATTGCCAGGTGTCTATGGCGCAGACTCGACAATCATCTACAACTTCACGTGTGTCTACAGGCCAACTTTCTTTATTTGTCAATTTTTTGGGAATCCAGAGAGGGATTCGTGAATTCTTAGGTGGAAGTGGTTCTTTGCGTGAACATAAACGTTTGGGAaagaaatttaattataatggttggaacaaatatatacaattagAGATAATATCTAATGGATATACGATTCCAAGGTGGTTTAAAAGTAAGAGTAACGGAAGTCATGTAAAGGTGGAATTACCTCCAAATTGGTGCTTCTCTAAGTTCAAGGGATATGCATTTTGTGTTGTATTCACGCTTAAGGAGCCTTGTATCGGTCCACCAGGTTTCTGTGTGAACAACTTTGATGGAGCCTCTCTTGCTGGAATTCCTGCAGGATTGTTAGAGACCATACCAATTTACAATACAGATAAGAAACTGATATGGTTGTGTATAAAGACATGTGATTGGGGATGGCAGGAAGCAAAGAATTTTGTCACGTTTTCATTCGGGGATAACAAAGATGTTGAGGTGAAGAATTGTGGTGTAAGACTTGtttgtgatgatgatgaagatttacAAGAAGAAGAAACGGTTTTAAGTATGATGACACAACACCTTCAATCTAACAATCCGCATACTGCAATTTTAGCACATGTAACGGGGGATGGAAAGAAGCGAAGAATTTGGTCACATTGTCATTCAGAGATATTAATGGAGATAAGTTTGATGAGATTTCAGGGTTTGGTGTAA